TTAGCTTTCTCTCCCCATTTAGGTATAGGAGGGGTCAGGGCTAGGGGTAAAATAAACCATTGGAAGGGCACGGCTGTCTTCCTGTGTTATTTTTTAGAGAGAAAGCACTTCATAGATGCTCTTTTTACCTTctcatttcacatttttctcttctggagACATGGAGGCCCAAAAAAACACAACACTGgtgtagaaatgagaaaaaatgggTTTAATATCCAGCATTGCCACCTATTGGTTGTGGCTTTGTGTACGACACCTACCTGCATTGAGCATTGGTTTTctctctgcaaaatggagataacgGTAGTACTTAAGTTCATCGACCTGTTGAGAAGAGTAAGTAAGATCAAAGATGTGGACGTATTGTGAAATATTCtgcaaatgtaaaatgttaacacATGCAAATATTAATgcccattaattcattcaaccaaCCAACATGTACTGAGTATCTGTTATAGTCCATTCTCTATGTTAGATTCAAAGATGGTACAAAGGCATAGATCCTATCTGGAGGCTCAAGGTCAAGTATGGGAGGCGAGCAAATAGTTACTAAAATCCAATGTGGTAAGTACAATAATGGAAATATAAGGTCATGGTAACAGAGGAGATTGTACCCAACTCTGCTCATCTTCTCTGCTTGCATTGAAAAGGGTGGCTTACACTCATCTTACTTGTTTATTGTTCCTTTggttatcttttatattttaccttCAAACTGCTAGGCTCACCATCTGAACTCTTGCTCTCTAACCTCAGTGGGAAGATGTCAATGCTGCTGCCTGTGACCTCGCCAGGGAAGTGGCTGGCAAAGGTGATGCTTTGGTTGCAGGGGGGATCTGCCAGACATCAATATACAAATACCACAAGGATGAAACTagaattaaaaaactttttcGACAACAGCTAGAAGTTTTTGCCTGGAAAAAGGTGGACTTCTTGATTGCAGAGGTGAGGCTAGTATTAGAGGAAAAGGATTGAGCCTATTTTGCAAGCATAACTGCAGAGTCTTCACATTCCATGAGAGTATTGGACAGCCTTATGCCCTCGTTTCTTCCATGTGGGTGGTCAAAGGTTTATTTAAATGCATGGCAGTCAAGGTCAACATTCCCTCATTGGTATGCTAGGTTCTCTTGGAGCCAAAGGACAGACCCAGGGGAGGCCTGACTATAGCCTTTGATCTTCTAAGGTCTGGGTGGCTGCAGAAGCTGACTCGGGGGACTCCACAACCTAGAAGGAAGCATAGGGCACAGTGCATCCAGGAGCACCCTCTCCAGAGTGAGAAGCCAGGCAGGAGGACACTGCACGTGTGGGCTGAGGACTGAGAGAGCAAGGCCTAGAAGGTGGTGGCTGTCCAGGCTTGTCCAGGCCCCACCAATAATGCTCAGCACCCAGTAGTTTCCATAGCCTTCCCCATCCATGTCTTGCTCTTCTTGCCTCTCTGCTTTCACTCAAGCTATGACATGTGAGTTACATTTtgaagaaagaatcagtaagTATTGGTCATTGATTGGACATGAAGGCCCAGAACATTCTCTTTCCTCCACTTCCAAAAAGAAAGTCCTCATTCCCCATTTCCCGACATAACTGCTACTGCCTGGAGTCATGCCTTCAACCCATGACTTTACACCAAACAAGAGAATAttccctggccaggcgcggtggctcacacctgtaatcccagcactttgggatgccaaggcaggtggatggcatgaggtcaggaattcgagactagcctggccaacatggtgaaagcccatccctactaaaaatacaaaaattagctgggcatggtggtgggagcctgtagttccaactacttgggaagctgaggcaggagaatggcttgaacaaaggaggcggaggttgcagtgagccaagatagcgtgccattgcactccagcctgggtgacagagtgagactctgtcaacagagagagagagagagagagagagagagaatagccCCCACCATTATTCCTTCTAGTCACCTCACTGAACTCTGCTGAAAACTTTGCCTCATCCACCTGCCCACGCCTGGCCAACCCCACTGGGAACAGACATCTGCAGGGACAAGCACAAACTCCACCCTCTGTGCTTTCCAGATGGATGATGACACCACTCTGTTTGTTTAAGAACCCATCTTTTGATTCTCTCTGTCATTGCTCACACTTCTTCTGCAGAATTTGTTTCTAACTCAAGAGGAGAAACAGGAAGATTTCTGGCTTTTCTTTAGTTGCCTTAAGGTCAGCTTTTCAGCTGTGGCACTGAAGGGGGTTGCTGGGAAGCACCCCAGAAAATGACACAGGTTTACCAGACAAGATATCCTGTCTGCCACTAGCAAAGAAAGGGAGTAGTTATCTCTCCCATGCTGTGCCTCAATCTTCTCATCCGGGGAAATAGTATTTCCCTTCCTACTTTATGGAGTACTTATGAATATCTAACTAGAAGCGAATATAAAAGCTCTTTGAAGTATATAACACATGATAAGCTACTCATTGTTTCAGAGACTACCCCAGTTTTATAAGAGATGAATCTAAAATTTATTAACGAAACTTTTCCTCCTTCAAAGTTATGATTTTAAATACTCAGATACTTTGAAAATCTCTggatgtgttttcttctttttcactcaTAGGCATCATCTCACTGAATCAATGATCCCTGAATGAAAAACTATAAGTTATTGTTATaggaatgaaaatatttactcGGAAAGGTATTCTTTAATCAGTCTTATAGACACACATTCCTTAGCAAGTTttattgtatatatgtttatattctaTTTGGTAATTTTTATAACTGTTTTGCTATATTTACCTTTACCATTCAAAATCTGCTTTATGTTTGGACCAATAGAAAAAGTGACATTTCTCTTAGTATTTTGAGCATGTTGAAGAAGCTGTGTGGGCTGTGGAAGTCTTAAAAGAATCCGATAGACCCGTGGCAGTTACCATGTGCATAGGCCCAGAGGGAGACATGCATGATACAACCCCCGGAGAATGTGCCGTGAGGCTGGTGAAGGCAGGTAACTTGGACCCATACAGTGATACACAGCTCAGTTGTTGCTTGTGAAATTTAACAAAGTGTGCTTGATACTGTGAGAGCAGTttggaaataaaagaattaactccaatcagttttctcatctgtaaatcgtgggaggtggagggggatAGCTAACCTCTAAGGTACCTTccaactattaaaaaaataagaataaacaaataaataaataagtaataaaatgtaAGTGTTATTTCTTTGCACAGGGGCTTCCATCGTTGGCGTGAACTGCCGCTTTGGGCCCGAGACCAGCTTGAAGACGATGGAGCTCATGAAGGAGGGTCTTGAGCGGGCAGGGCTGAAAGCGCACCTCATGGTGCAGCCCCTGGGGTTCCACACGCCCGACTGTGGCAAAGAGGGGTTTGTGGACCTCCCAGAATATCCCTTTGGTAAGCTCAGGTGCATAGTAGAGGTCTTTGTATTTCTCGTTGTGACAAAATCCAAATGGCTATAATAAATCGTGGCTCAGTTTTACAATAAGAAACTGCATATGACAAAACATTCAGTGTTAACCAAAAATGAGCTACCAGAAGAATGCATCATCTaaagtttacaatttttttaatcagaaaaactGCTCATTATAGCATCCACCATTTGAAAATGAGAACAGTAACAGAAATGCTGTTAACTATTGTGATACAGGACTGGAGTCCAGAGTTGCCACCAGATGGGATATTCAAAAATACGCCAGAGAAGCCTACAACCTGGGGGTCCGGTACATTGGCGGGTGCTGTGGATTTGAGCCCTACCACATCAGGGCAATTGCAGAGGAGCTGGCCCCAGAAAGGGGCTTTTTGCCACCAGCTTCAGAAAAACATGGCAGCTGGGGAAGTGGTTTGGACATGCACACCAAACCCTGGATTAGAGCAAggtaagcatttttaaattaacattcttattattttcctttaatctaattttgtttattgttgtaaATGTTATGCATGCACATGGCAAAAAGTATAGAAACGTATAAAGCGAAAAGTAAAAATTATCCCCTTCCTGACACCAGTCCCATTTCCATAATTGTCTTCAGTCCATTCGGGCTGTTAGAacaataccataaactgggtggcttatacacaacagaaatttctttctcagttctggaggctgcaaagtccaagatcaaggtgtcagcagattcAATGTCTGGTGAAGGCCTTATAGATGGTAAAGGCCATCTCTAAGGAAGCAGGCATTCCTTACAGATGATACCTGCTTCCTGTGTTCTTACATGGTAGATGGGGCACCACAGCTCCCTGGGggctcttttattttctttctttttttttttttttttgtttttgtttttgagacagcatctgactctgttgcccaggctgcagtgcaatggcgcaatcttggttcactgcaacctctgcctcccagcttcaagtaattctcctgcctcagcatcccgagtagctgggattacaggcgcccaccaccacacccgattaatttttgtattttagtagggatggggttccaccatgttacccaggctggtctcaaactcctgacctcatgatccacctgcctccgcctcccaaagtgctgggattagagtgGGGCCTCTACTAGTCCCATTCATCAGgcctccaccctcatgacccaatcacctcccagtggctccacctcctaatatcatcacattggtgactaggtttcaacatatgcattgTGGGGGACACGGACGATCAGACCAGGGCACAGAGGAAACCTGCTTGTCATTTGTAGTTTGAAATCTTGTACCTCTATTTCTTTCATCATCAGTTTTAAGTGGTTATTATTGATAACCCTTTATGAAAGCTGAGGGATTTAAATCACACAGTCTTCCCCTTTCCTCCATTCTCCTTTTCCCAGTTTTGATTcgttacacttttattttttctgttggaTATCatctttttaagttaaatttatatatttaaccaCCTGTTTCTTAGTTCATCAATATAAGGCAGGAATCTCTTGACTCCActctctgtaaaataagaatagattgccttctgcttctttccaccttctctctctcatctACCCCTTGGTGTCTCTCGGTTTTACCATACTTTACTATCATCAAGGTTTATAACCATTTTGTTCTATTCTATAGTTATAATTGTCTTTCAAGCATTCTCTGTAGGTTgatcctaaaaatataaaatcagtgaataacatttacaatattattataattgttacatTAAACAAGCAGGACTCATGAAACATAATTAGaactcacttttatttttgtctccctCTATCCTTTTAAACCTACTCAATGaattccttcctttgttcctatTTGAAAATACTGACATGCTCTAGAACTTCTCTGGGTGCTCTTAGGCAATGGAAAGTTCCATAATCACTTTATTTCACAGGTAGTCTCAGTTCAGTAATTAAAAGTGTTTAGGACTgggcagtgactcacacctgtaatcctagcactttgggtggatcacctgagctcagcagttcaagaccagcctggccaacacggcaaaacctcatctctactaaaaatacaaaagttagcctggcgtggtggcaggagcctataatcccagctacttgggaggctgaggcaggagaatcacttgaatccagtggggtggaggttgcagtgagccaagattgcgccacttcactccagcccgggaaatagagcgaaactccacctcaaaacgaacaaacaaaaaaaaccccaaaaataaaaaataaacaaaagtgttCAGGTTCATGGCAAATCAAAACTCAGAGCATGTTTGAAACTTGAAGCTTCTCCCTTTGTCCAGCAACAGCCTTCCACAGACAGGAAACCAGGAAAGGCCAACGTgctgcttctctttctctgtcttatgCTCCCAACCCTCCCTTCCCATCTGCTACCCATGGTTTCTGGCCTCCTCAGATTCAAAGTAAGAAGAGAGAGGATGGACGAAGGAGTAAGACTGTTGTTGCTTGCCTGGCACCCTGATAGGAAGCCGGCATGCTTTGAGCCTGGCAGATCTTTGTGAGCATGCTCATGGGTCTTCAGAGGCTTCCACTGGAAACTTTTGTCTGTAGTTCTCATGCCACACACATTTTTCTGACTGTGACTTCCACCTCAGACAGTGGCTTTTTCAACCAGATCACTGCAGATATACTCTGATTTGGGGGTCCCATTGTCCTTCCTGGTGATTCTCTCGGGCCAGATTTTAGATAGCTCAGGCTGGCTCTCTTGCTCTCATTAAACTCAAAACAGCTTTCACCCTTCCTTTCTACAGACAAGCCCTGAGAGTGTGGTCTGACCCCAATTTAACAGCATCCCTTTTGCCCACAAGCAAAGTAGCTGGCCCATTGTTCTCTTGTGGTCTAGATTTTCCAGGGGAGAGTCAGGTGAGTCATCTGGCTGGTTCGTAGCCACCTCCTTTAAACTTCAGCTCAGTGTCTGTCTTGCAACTCCCCTTGATACCTAAAATCCATCATACCTTGGTGTTTCCAGTCAAACTTCCAATCTAATACTCTGTTGCAGGAATAATAGAAAATTGTTGCATTTAGAAAAACGTTCACTGTAGAACAAAGTAGTGTTCTGCAGTGTTCTGTGTCCCTTTATCCATGGGACCATGGATAAAGAGAAATAATCCTATTTACAAAACTTAAGCTACCTGTTGGAGAATGTTCCAAGCATCAAGGTCAAATGAATTTTCTTCTCTTACATTCCCATGGATATATTGTCCAAATCCATGCCATATTTCAATTGGCTTCATACTTGGTCTGACTTTCTTCGTATAGCTTTTGATTTTCAAGGGATTTCTGATTAACTTCCTTTTtcattgttgaaagaaaaataacagggCTTCACTTTCCCTGAGGTCTTATAATTACTGTTCTGTTATGGATCATTgtatttcacacacacactctcatactctttctctctcctctgtctctccatGTAGATAAtcttttgtgtatgtatatgtgtatatatatacatgtgtatgtatatatatacatatgtatgtatatctgttGATAAAATTCCATCCCCCTTCCATCTTCTAGAACTAGTCACAACCTCTGCTGTCTTCTCTTCGTTCAGTACTCTTACGTACTTCACCCGTTTtgtgcttatttattcatttcagtgGGATTGAAAGTCTTCATTTTTGGACTGGAAAAACTTGCCTAATGCAAATTTACTTAGGTTGTAAAAGTAGGCAAGAATCATTTAGCCGAAACTTTCTTCTAGGGGATATGGATATTTACCAGAGAAGATGGTTTGTATATGtgtcatactttttaaaaagtactaaatataaatataattaaaaggtGAGGAAACATACTTTactgatgatgaaaatattttaaataagtgagAAGTTTATTTAATTATCATCTGCTAGGAATCCTTAAAATTCATTAGCTATTAGAATTAAAACGTTATTCTATAGACCAAAGCAAGAAGACACCCTTTGTACCCTGACTCCCAAACCTACTGATATTCACAGAAATTTACGACTACACAATAAACACTAGATTTCTGACATCTTATCACCCAAAAATACTGATTTACTCATTGTTTTGTAAGTGAAgtagaaaaaatgataaaaatatatttatcagaaATGACTGTGACCAGGGACCTTTGtactctttttcctttgtctaacaataagaaacaaatatcggttaagtaatttgtattattttcttagttACTTTTTGGAGAATTATACTTTGACGCATTACATTAAAAACTGTTCTCATATTCTTctcattacattaaaatattgataGAGTTAGAAGGACTCTGTTAGAAATTTcagaataaatataattcataaaagtatatgaaatttaaggctgggcatgttggcttatgcctggaatcccagcactttgggaggccaaggcagacggatcactggagctcaggagtttgagactagcctgggcatcatggggagaccttgtctctactaaaaatacaaaagttagcctggtgtggtggtgcacgccggTAGTCCctgctacctggggggctgaggcagaagaattgcttgaatccaggaggtctaggctgcagtgagccaagattgtgccactgcactccaacctgggcaacagagcaataccctgtctcaaaataaaaagtatatgaaaTTGAAATACCTTGTCTTTTTCTGAAAGGTGGTATGAAACCTAATGATTGTTACTGAAATGTGAGAAAGGCCCCTGGCATTAATGGATATGGACATAGTTTTCTGTCTGTATGTTATAACAAAAGTTCTGCTTTAGCCTGATTATCCACCAAGTTTTGactctggggtgtgtgtgtgtgtgtgtgtgtgtgtgtgtgtgtgtggttatgtACATacgcatacacatatacatatatgacatATTGGACTTATAGGTAagacttttaattaattaattatgtatatattaaaacacAGGGCTCGAAGGGAGTATTGGGAGAATCTGCTGCCAGCTTCAGGCAGACCTTTCTGTCCTTCGCTGTCAAAGCCAGACGCCTAAGGAGTAGTGAAAGAAAACCCTGAAATAACAGAACGGAAAAAAGTTGCCCTCAAGCCCGACCTGGAACCCTTCCTCGCCTTCATCCTCACCATGCCCTGCTATCTCCAGCTGCTGAGCAGCTGAGGCGCTGCAGCCCCTTCCCTTCCAGTCCACAAGCGCCTACATATTGAGCTCCTGCTGTGGTTAAGCACTGCAACAGACACTACCAGAGATGCAGAGAAGCGAGAGAGGCACCTTGTTCTCCAAGAACTTACTGGCCAATAATGCTGCAGTGCATTCCTTTGAAGATCATCAGGAATAGCCAAACTTGTCTTTGAGGGTGAATTTG
The Macaca mulatta isolate MMU2019108-1 chromosome 6, T2T-MMU8v2.0, whole genome shotgun sequence DNA segment above includes these coding regions:
- the BHMT2 gene encoding S-methylmethionine--homocysteine S-methyltransferase BHMT2 isoform X2 yields the protein MAPAGRPGAKKGILERLESGEVVIGDGSFLITLEKRGYVKAGLWTPEAVIEHPDAVRQLHMEFLRAGSNVMQTFTFSASEDNMESKWEDVNAAACDLAREVAGKGDALVAGGICQTSIYKYHKDETRIKKLFRQQLEVFAWKKVDFLIAEYFEHVEEAVWAVEVLKESDRPVAVTMCIGPEGDMHDTTPGECAVRLVKAGASIVGVNCRFGPETSLKTMELMKEGLERAGLKAHLMVQPLGFHTPDCGKEGFVDLPEYPFGLESRVATRWDIQKYAREAYNLGVRYIGGCCGFEPYHIRAIAEELAPERGFLPPASEKHGSWGSGLDMHTKPWIRARARREYWENLLPASGRPFCPSLSKPDA
- the BHMT2 gene encoding S-methylmethionine--homocysteine S-methyltransferase BHMT2 isoform X1, which codes for MAPAGRPGAKKGILERLESGEVVIGDGSFLITLEKRGYVKAGLWTPEAVIEHPDAVRQLHMEFLRAGSNVMQTFTFSASEDNMESKWEDVNAAACDLAREVAGKGDALVAGGICQTSIYKYHKDETRIKKLFRQQLEVFAWKKVDFLIAEYFEHVEEAVWAVEVLKESDRPVAVTMCIGPEGDMHDTTPGECAVRLVKAGASIVGVNCRFGPETSLKTMELMKEGLERAGLKAHLMVQPLGFHTPDCGKEGFVDLPEYPFGLESRVATRWDIQKYAREAYNLGVRYIGGCCGFEPYHIRAIAEELAPERGFLPPASEKHGSWGSGLDMHTKPWIRARQALRVWSDPNLTASLLPTSKVAGPLFSCGLDFPGESQVSHLAGS
- the BHMT2 gene encoding S-methylmethionine--homocysteine S-methyltransferase BHMT2 isoform X3, with amino-acid sequence MTAYFFVHLFQCLKSNYFVVRQLHMEFLRAGSNVMQTFTFSASEDNMESKWEDVNAAACDLAREVAGKGDALVAGGICQTSIYKYHKDETRIKKLFRQQLEVFAWKKVDFLIAEYFEHVEEAVWAVEVLKESDRPVAVTMCIGPEGDMHDTTPGECAVRLVKAGASIVGVNCRFGPETSLKTMELMKEGLERAGLKAHLMVQPLGFHTPDCGKEGFVDLPEYPFGLESRVATRWDIQKYAREAYNLGVRYIGGCCGFEPYHIRAIAEELAPERGFLPPASEKHGSWGSGLDMHTKPWIRARARREYWENLLPASGRPFCPSLSKPDA